A portion of the Deinococcus peraridilitoris DSM 19664 genome contains these proteins:
- a CDS encoding CTP synthase, with protein MKYIFVTGGVVSSLGKGVATASLGALLRARGYKVTAVKIDPYINIDAGTMRPYEHGEVFVTASGAETDLDIGNYERFLDLDVPEGSNITTGQVYLDVIKKERAGDYLSQTVQVIPHITDEIKRRIRVAGENAGAEIVIVEVGGTVGDIESLPFLEAIRQLRFEEGLHNTLYLHLTLVPYLGTSHEFKTKPTQHSVATLRSVGISPDIVMVRSKEKLPEEITRKIALFTSVMPGNVFTSYDVSHVYEVPLALEDQGLGKTVETHLQLEPVLPNLGVWQNAVRVMRQPRREVTIAIAGKYTAMPDAYLSLLEALTHAGVANDARVHIKWVNAEELTGEEPAGADVAGRFSDADGILVPGGFGIRGIEGKIRAARYAREQRVPYLGICLGMQIAVIEYARAHGLAGANSAEFDPYTPHKVIDLMPEQLDVDGLGGTMRLGDWPMELRGDTLLAELYGVPGGGRVMERHRHRYEVNPEHVSALTRAGLIVSGVTPGMAGRGAGLVESIELSDHPFFVGLQSHPEFKSRPMRPSPPFAGFIAAALERANQGRTLSASST; from the coding sequence ATGAAGTATATTTTTGTCACTGGTGGTGTGGTGTCCAGCTTGGGGAAAGGTGTCGCGACGGCTTCTCTCGGTGCCCTGCTGCGTGCGCGTGGATACAAGGTTACTGCCGTCAAGATTGACCCGTACATCAACATCGACGCCGGTACCATGCGGCCGTACGAGCACGGTGAAGTTTTTGTTACCGCGAGCGGTGCGGAAACCGATCTTGACATCGGAAATTATGAGCGCTTTTTGGATCTCGACGTTCCGGAAGGCAGTAACATCACCACAGGCCAGGTGTACCTGGACGTGATCAAAAAAGAACGTGCTGGTGACTACCTGAGTCAGACCGTACAGGTGATTCCGCATATTACGGATGAGATCAAGCGGCGGATTCGGGTGGCGGGCGAGAACGCGGGGGCTGAAATCGTCATTGTCGAGGTGGGCGGTACCGTCGGCGACATCGAGAGCCTCCCGTTTCTGGAAGCCATTCGGCAGCTCCGTTTCGAAGAAGGCCTGCACAACACGCTGTACCTGCACCTGACACTTGTTCCGTACCTGGGTACCAGCCACGAGTTCAAAACCAAACCGACACAGCATTCCGTGGCCACCCTTCGTTCTGTCGGCATCTCGCCTGACATCGTAATGGTGCGCAGCAAGGAAAAGCTGCCTGAAGAAATCACACGTAAGATCGCGCTCTTCACGTCCGTCATGCCGGGCAATGTCTTTACCTCTTACGACGTGAGCCACGTCTACGAAGTGCCCCTCGCTCTGGAAGATCAGGGGCTGGGCAAAACCGTAGAGACTCACTTGCAGCTTGAGCCCGTGCTGCCGAACCTGGGTGTCTGGCAGAATGCCGTGCGCGTCATGCGTCAGCCGCGCCGCGAGGTAACCATTGCGATTGCCGGGAAGTACACGGCGATGCCCGACGCTTACCTCAGTCTGCTTGAGGCGCTCACTCACGCGGGTGTGGCGAACGATGCGCGAGTCCATATCAAATGGGTGAACGCCGAGGAACTGACCGGAGAAGAGCCGGCGGGCGCGGACGTGGCAGGACGGTTCTCGGATGCTGACGGCATTCTCGTTCCTGGGGGCTTCGGAATTCGTGGAATTGAGGGGAAGATCCGTGCGGCTCGGTATGCCCGTGAGCAGCGCGTGCCCTATCTCGGGATTTGTCTCGGGATGCAGATCGCCGTGATCGAGTATGCCCGGGCACACGGCCTAGCAGGCGCCAACAGCGCCGAGTTCGATCCGTACACCCCGCACAAGGTGATTGACCTGATGCCTGAGCAACTGGATGTCGACGGGCTTGGTGGGACCATGCGGTTGGGAGACTGGCCGATGGAGTTGCGCGGTGATACCCTCCTGGCCGAACTCTATGGCGTCCCCGGCGGGGGCCGCGTGATGGAACGCCACCGGCACCGCTACGAGGTCAACCCGGAGCATGTGTCGGCACTGACACGGGCGGGCCTGATCGTGAGTGGAGTGACGCCGGGAATGGCTGGGCGTGGCGCCGGTCTCGTCGAATCCATCGAGCTGTCCGATCATCCATTTTTTGTGGGGCTTCAGAGCCACCCTGAATTCAAAAGCCGTCCGATGCGGCCCAGTCCTCCGTTTGCTGGCTTTATTGCAGCGGCGCTGGAGCGCGCCAATCAGGGCCGTACCTTGAGTGCGTCAAGCACCTGA
- the gatA gene encoding Asp-tRNA(Asn)/Glu-tRNA(Gln) amidotransferase subunit GatA: protein MSASASQLAQLVLQGQRQPSDLVEEAFQQISLQAHLGALISTVEGAPEQAQLVAKRLRAGVSLPLAGVPVVVKDNLNVKGTRTTCGSRALENYHSPYTATAVQRLIEAGAVVVGKANMDEFAMGSSSENSAFGVVRNPWDHTRVPGGSSGGSAVAVAAGMVPVALGSDTGGSVRQPAAFNGVYGFKPTYGRVSRYGLVAYASSLDQIGPFARSAEDLALLMDVISGPDARDATSLETLPAFRAALTREVRGMKFGLVREALEGGNTPGVRAAVEQICTLLESLGASVAEVGLPTLHYGVAAYYLIATPEASSNLARYDGMVYSHRAAGQTDVNSSMSSSRGAAFGPEVKRRILMGTYALSSGYYDAFYAKAMKVRRLVADDFARAFGHFDALITPTSPFPAFRLGEKTHDPLSMYAADIDTVMVNLAGVPALSIPAGYETLEGRELPVGVQFIAPALGDERLVTIAKAIEDATNKAYLRLAPQN, encoded by the coding sequence ATGTCAGCTTCCGCGTCCCAACTTGCCCAACTTGTTCTGCAAGGTCAGCGCCAGCCCAGCGACCTGGTGGAGGAGGCTTTTCAGCAGATCTCGCTTCAGGCTCATCTCGGTGCCCTCATCAGCACCGTGGAGGGCGCGCCAGAACAGGCGCAGCTTGTCGCGAAACGCCTTCGGGCAGGTGTTTCGCTGCCCCTGGCCGGCGTTCCCGTAGTGGTCAAGGACAACCTGAACGTCAAGGGTACGCGCACGACCTGTGGAAGTCGCGCACTCGAGAACTACCATAGTCCATACACCGCGACGGCCGTTCAGCGATTGATCGAGGCAGGCGCGGTTGTGGTTGGGAAAGCCAACATGGACGAATTCGCCATGGGGTCGTCCAGTGAAAACAGCGCTTTCGGGGTCGTCCGAAATCCCTGGGATCACACGCGCGTTCCGGGCGGCTCATCGGGTGGCAGCGCCGTGGCGGTGGCCGCCGGGATGGTGCCCGTCGCGCTGGGATCGGACACGGGCGGCAGCGTCCGGCAGCCGGCAGCGTTTAACGGCGTGTACGGCTTCAAGCCCACTTATGGCCGGGTTTCCCGTTACGGCCTGGTGGCCTACGCGAGCAGCCTCGATCAGATCGGTCCTTTCGCGCGCAGCGCGGAAGACCTGGCCCTGCTGATGGACGTCATCTCGGGACCCGACGCGCGGGATGCCACCAGCCTCGAAACGCTTCCGGCGTTTCGGGCAGCGTTAACCCGTGAGGTGCGGGGCATGAAATTCGGGCTGGTCCGCGAGGCCCTGGAAGGCGGCAACACCCCCGGCGTAAGGGCCGCAGTTGAACAAATCTGCACCCTGCTGGAATCCCTGGGCGCCAGCGTTGCCGAAGTGGGTCTGCCGACCTTGCACTACGGCGTCGCGGCCTACTATCTGATTGCCACGCCCGAGGCGAGCAGCAATCTGGCACGCTACGACGGCATGGTTTACAGCCACCGCGCGGCGGGACAAACAGATGTCAACTCTTCCATGAGCAGCAGCCGGGGTGCGGCGTTCGGGCCCGAGGTCAAGCGCCGCATCCTGATGGGCACCTATGCGCTTTCAAGCGGCTACTATGACGCCTTTTATGCCAAAGCCATGAAGGTGCGCCGTCTTGTCGCCGATGACTTCGCGCGGGCATTCGGGCACTTCGACGCGCTCATCACGCCGACCTCACCGTTTCCGGCTTTTCGCCTGGGCGAGAAGACGCACGACCCGCTCAGTATGTATGCGGCGGACATCGACACGGTGATGGTCAATCTCGCCGGTGTGCCGGCGCTCTCGATTCCGGCGGGCTACGAAACATTAGAGGGACGGGAACTGCCCGTAGGTGTGCAATTCATTGCGCCCGCGCTGGGCGACGAGCGGCTGGTCACCATTGCCAAGGCAATCGAAGATGCCACGAACAAGGCGTATCTTCGCCTGGCACCCCAGAACTGA
- the rpsB gene encoding 30S ribosomal protein S2 — MSYIGMKQLLEAGVHFGHETKRWNPKFKRFIFAERNGIFIIDLQKTLKQIDRSFDYIKATSERGGVILFVGTKKQAQEIVELEARRSGMPFVTQRWLGGMLTNFRTIRTRIDRLNDLDEMFESGRINERPKAERIVLSAERERLQRYVGGIRKMSRLPDALFVVDPTKEVIAVQEAMKLGIPIIALADTDSDPDVIDYIVPGNDDAIRSIQLITHRIGDIIVEARGGAEDISSEGVAGEADVEGEDGSAARLTTQGGVPGEISQNQTMDQQIEAGVQSTLEA, encoded by the coding sequence ATGTCGTACATCGGAATGAAGCAACTACTGGAAGCTGGCGTGCACTTCGGCCACGAGACCAAGCGCTGGAACCCCAAGTTCAAGCGTTTCATCTTCGCGGAGCGCAACGGCATCTTCATCATCGATCTGCAGAAAACCCTCAAGCAGATCGACCGCAGCTTTGATTACATCAAGGCCACCTCGGAGCGCGGTGGCGTAATCCTGTTCGTCGGCACCAAAAAGCAGGCGCAGGAAATCGTGGAGCTCGAAGCGCGCCGCAGTGGCATGCCCTTTGTGACCCAGCGCTGGCTCGGCGGCATGCTGACCAACTTCCGCACCATCCGCACCCGCATCGACCGCCTGAACGACCTCGACGAGATGTTCGAGTCGGGCCGCATCAACGAGCGCCCCAAAGCCGAGCGCATCGTACTGAGTGCCGAGCGCGAGCGACTGCAGCGCTACGTAGGCGGCATCCGCAAGATGTCCCGTCTGCCTGACGCGCTGTTCGTCGTCGACCCCACCAAGGAAGTCATCGCCGTACAGGAAGCCATGAAGCTGGGCATTCCAATCATCGCACTGGCCGACACCGACTCTGACCCGGATGTGATCGACTACATCGTGCCCGGTAACGATGACGCGATCCGCTCGATTCAACTCATCACGCACCGCATCGGCGACATCATCGTCGAAGCGCGCGGTGGTGCCGAGGACATCAGCAGCGAAGGCGTGGCGGGCGAGGCTGACGTGGAAGGCGAGGACGGCTCGGCTGCCCGACTGACGACCCAAGGTGGCGTACCGGGCGAAATCAGCCAGAACCAGACCATGGACCAGCAGATCGAAGCTGGCGTCCAGAGCACCCTCGAAGCGTAA
- the coaE gene encoding dephospho-CoA kinase (Dephospho-CoA kinase (CoaE) performs the final step in coenzyme A biosynthesis.), with product MAPRRLGLTGSIGAGKSTVAHLLRARGFTVLDADVVAHEISASVEVTQAVEAAFGSQYLKDGALDRSRLAELVFNHPEQRKQLNRIIHPRVRARMTELEREASGEWIVQDIPLLFENGLDAQMDATLLVDAPLELRVARVLARGGLSRDDILKRDAAQLSGSEKRRRASMTLDNDGDLAQLERRLDQVLDALKVRP from the coding sequence ATGGCGCCCCGTCGTCTCGGCCTGACCGGCTCGATTGGTGCTGGTAAAAGCACTGTCGCTCACCTGCTGCGCGCACGTGGATTCACAGTACTTGACGCAGACGTGGTGGCCCACGAAATCTCGGCTTCCGTGGAGGTGACCCAGGCGGTCGAGGCTGCTTTTGGTTCGCAATACCTCAAGGATGGCGCGCTGGACCGCTCCCGCCTGGCCGAGTTGGTCTTCAATCACCCTGAGCAGCGCAAACAGCTCAACCGGATTATCCATCCTCGCGTCAGGGCGAGGATGACCGAGCTGGAGCGGGAGGCGTCCGGCGAGTGGATCGTACAGGATATTCCCCTGCTTTTCGAGAACGGTCTTGACGCGCAGATGGACGCAACATTGCTTGTCGACGCGCCGCTCGAACTGCGGGTCGCACGTGTACTGGCGCGTGGAGGTCTGTCACGCGACGATATTCTGAAGCGTGACGCCGCCCAACTTTCGGGAAGCGAAAAACGCCGTCGTGCCAGCATGACGCTGGACAACGACGGCGATCTGGCTCAGCTGGAACGCCGACTCGATCAGGTGCTTGACGCACTCAAGGTACGGCCCTGA
- a CDS encoding tetratricopeptide repeat protein translates to MKRVSLLGLRPAGYLALAALGLGMLAEAQTTPAAPAQTRNNISASSYIALGNLYYSKGQYDSAYVAFRAASENDPRSTEALLGLGRSQTRLRLYAPAIETLRRLVGMDARNFSAHLALSQSYVAQYVGTTDRAAVAGNLDEALKVLGEAEVLQNDSAVLWNERSIIYKLKGDYARAIEMSRRASTIDPNDSVILYNLGDLYQASGNSAMALESLQKAVIADPTDAQARAYYGKLLLLSGNPNAARLELAQAERLAPNNAYAVGQYGVYGYLTKDNTLARIKLTQALKLDPLRYPEFYYYLGRLEMDSGLVKEAKADFTKAAALASTNSEYFYWLGRAQEASGDKGAARLAYGQALSLNPNMKVAQDGLSRVK, encoded by the coding sequence GTGAAACGTGTTTCCTTGCTCGGCCTGCGACCTGCCGGATACCTCGCCCTTGCTGCGCTCGGACTGGGTATGCTGGCCGAGGCCCAGACCACTCCTGCTGCACCTGCGCAGACGCGAAATAATATCAGCGCGTCAAGCTACATCGCGCTGGGTAACCTCTACTACTCCAAAGGCCAGTACGATTCGGCCTATGTCGCTTTCCGCGCTGCGAGTGAGAACGATCCCCGCTCAACCGAAGCCCTGCTGGGCCTTGGCCGGTCGCAAACGCGCCTGCGTCTGTACGCCCCGGCCATCGAAACCTTGCGGCGTCTGGTCGGCATGGACGCACGTAATTTCAGCGCTCACCTGGCGCTTTCACAGTCGTACGTTGCGCAGTATGTCGGTACGACGGACCGGGCGGCCGTCGCCGGTAACCTCGACGAGGCCCTCAAGGTGCTGGGCGAGGCAGAGGTGCTGCAAAACGATTCGGCCGTACTGTGGAACGAGCGCTCGATCATCTACAAACTCAAGGGTGACTATGCCCGCGCCATCGAAATGTCCCGCCGGGCCAGCACTATCGACCCCAACGATTCGGTGATTCTCTATAACCTGGGCGACCTGTACCAGGCGTCCGGCAATTCGGCGATGGCGCTCGAGTCACTGCAAAAAGCAGTCATCGCCGATCCGACCGACGCGCAGGCGCGGGCGTACTACGGCAAGCTGCTGCTGCTCTCGGGCAATCCGAATGCCGCGCGTCTCGAGCTGGCGCAGGCCGAACGCCTGGCCCCCAACAACGCCTATGCGGTCGGGCAGTACGGTGTCTATGGTTACCTTACCAAGGACAATACGCTCGCGCGGATCAAACTCACACAGGCCCTCAAACTCGATCCATTGCGTTACCCGGAGTTTTACTACTACCTGGGGCGCCTGGAAATGGACAGCGGCCTCGTGAAAGAGGCCAAAGCCGACTTCACCAAGGCCGCGGCGCTGGCGTCGACCAACTCGGAATATTTCTACTGGCTGGGCCGCGCCCAGGAAGCCAGTGGCGACAAGGGCGCTGCCCGTCTGGCGTACGGTCAGGCCCTTAGCCTCAATCCGAACATGAAAGTGGCACAAGACGGTCTGAGTCGCGTGAAGTAA
- the tsf gene encoding translation elongation factor Ts encodes MMESIKKLREMTGAGMMDVKKALGDAGGDEDKAVALLRERGIVKAAKKADREAKEGLIVFRISPDKKKGALIEVNSETDFVARNSDFQQLVANFADALLASGAADLEAFKQSALEGETVESALAAAAGRIGENLVLNRAVYVETDGVIGGYVHNNGKIGVLVDLMGGSEELAKDIALHIAAERPRYLKREEVNADDIEKEREILTNKALNEGKPQNIVDKIVGGQISKFYEENVLLEQKFVKDNTQTISALLTAQGGAQANLKRFVRFEVGA; translated from the coding sequence ATGATGGAATCAATCAAGAAGCTGCGGGAAATGACCGGCGCCGGCATGATGGATGTCAAGAAAGCGCTCGGTGACGCGGGCGGCGACGAAGACAAGGCCGTGGCGTTGCTGCGCGAGCGCGGCATTGTCAAAGCGGCCAAGAAGGCGGACCGTGAAGCCAAAGAAGGCCTGATCGTGTTCCGCATTTCGCCGGACAAGAAAAAGGGCGCCCTGATCGAAGTCAACAGCGAGACCGACTTCGTGGCCCGCAACAGTGACTTTCAGCAGCTGGTGGCCAACTTTGCCGACGCCTTACTGGCCAGCGGTGCGGCTGACCTCGAAGCCTTCAAGCAGAGCGCGCTGGAAGGCGAAACCGTCGAAAGCGCCCTGGCGGCAGCGGCAGGCCGGATCGGTGAGAACCTGGTGCTCAACCGCGCGGTGTACGTGGAGACCGACGGCGTGATCGGCGGTTACGTCCACAACAACGGCAAGATCGGCGTGCTGGTCGATTTGATGGGCGGAAGCGAAGAACTTGCCAAGGACATCGCCCTGCACATTGCGGCCGAGCGTCCACGTTACCTGAAGCGCGAGGAAGTCAACGCCGACGACATCGAAAAAGAGCGTGAAATCCTGACCAACAAGGCGCTCAACGAAGGCAAGCCGCAAAACATCGTCGACAAGATCGTCGGCGGCCAGATCAGCAAATTCTACGAAGAGAACGTGCTGCTGGAGCAGAAGTTCGTCAAGGACAACACGCAGACCATAAGCGCGCTGCTCACTGCACAGGGAGGCGCCCAGGCCAACCTGAAGCGGTTTGTGCGTTTCGAAGTCGGCGCTTGA